A DNA window from Phragmites australis chromosome 11, lpPhrAust1.1, whole genome shotgun sequence contains the following coding sequences:
- the LOC133885429 gene encoding subtilisin-like protease SBT3.6, whose translation MKTKNYPLQLRNPLLILLFLGAAAAAMAAEPEQAPPAEAQEAAVHIVYVDRPEDADPEEFHIRTLAAVLGSAEKARDAVLYHYKHAASGFSAKLTPEQVAELKKQPGVLQVVPSQTYQLHGPGSGTHQGTTLSSGLM comes from the exons ATGAAGACCAAGAATTATCCCCTTCAACTTCGTAACCCTCTCCTGATTCTCCTCTTCCtcggagcagcagcagcagccatggcGGCCGAGCCGGAGCAGGCACCCCCCGCGGAGGCGCAGGAGGCGGCCGTGCACATCGTCTACGTGGATCGCCCCGAGGACGCCGACCCCGAGGAGTTCCACATCCGCACCCTCGCCGCCGTCCTCGGCAG CGCGGAGAAGGCCAGGGACGCGGTGCTCTACCACTACAAGCACGCCGCCAGCGGGTTCTCCGCAAAGCTCACCCCCGAGCAGGTTGCGGAGCTCAAGA AGCAACCAGGTGTTCTTCAGGTTGTGCCAAGCCAGACTTACCAGCTCCATGGACCTGGGTCTGGCACTCACCAGGGTACAACGCTCTCCTCGGGCCTTATGTGA